tcatcactaaacccttcttcttcttcttcttcttcatttcaagaaatcaatcaacccatattcttcctccattaacatacacacacattcaatccattttcttcctccattaatacacatacacacattcaactcattttgTTCTtctattaacacacacattcaatttctttcatcaatcataaatatttttttcaagaaatcacccaacccattttcttcctccattaacacacacacattcaacccattttcttctttcattaacacacacacattcaatttcatcatcaatcatacatatcatttcaagaaattaaccAATTTGGGTTCAAGAATTTCTCTTCCACGGGGCTGCTTCTTCTCTTTTCTTAAAAAACACCAACTTtcggcggcggtggtggggcaGTGGCCTCTCATTGGTGGTGGCGCGGGAGGGAGAGAAGGAGACGAAGGAAGGGGGGAGGGGTCATTGGCGCAGTGGTGCAAGGAGTGGAGAGAAGGACATGAAGGAAGGCGGGTTGTCGGGGCAGTGGCCCCTCGCCGGTGATGAAGTCCGGTGGCTGCAGTGGCCGCGGTGGGGCTAAGATAGAAAAAAAGGTTGAAAAATTTAGAGAGGGAAGGGAGTACAAGTAAAAAATGagatagaaaaaaaaaggaaaaataaaattttaatactTGTTTAATAAAATTTAGGTGGCACCAATATGGCAGTGACGTGGTGCCAATGTGGCGGAAAGTGTGCAatactctccactgtgcaactgggcatcaatttttttttgtgccACATCAGCCGAAAAAGGGTgcaaaaatacataaaaaataaggccaggggggtaataggtcacccgcaaaggttgggtgcatcataattaatccgagtatacgtttggggggggggggggggatatttGTCTATTTTCTCTTATTATTGCCGCGAAGCGCGGGCATTTCCCTAGTATTTAATAATTATGGGATTGAGGAGTTGATCATTTGGTAAGCATCTTTTCCTCTTTTCTATCCCACTTAATTAAACAAATTGAATAAAATTTAAaggttttttttcttttatttttcaagaTTTTAATCTATTAAttgttaaaaaatttaaattttattttctattGCATGACTGTgttaaatctttaaataagatcaaGAGAATGTGACTTTAtattttcaatttgttttttacTAAAAATAAGCTCAAGAGAAATTTACTGATAATTTaagaattactaaagaaaatttaATCGACAGAGTACTCTTCCGGTACCAATGCGTTCGGCAaagtcattatcatcatcattttagATTATCTTTATGCATAATTATTTTTATTAGATGACATCATCACTATTCACAACTTTTTTAGCATTTTAAAGGGTTAAAAATTGATTGTGTCAACCtaagtaaaaatgaaataaaataggggaaaaaataaaatatagaaAAAAGATATGCTATCAAAAATAGCAAATTTATCAGAGCACACTTTGGTATATGAAGTAATAAATAGCAAATTCAAGGGCAATTTGAAAGAGTAAACCATTTTGGTTGGGCCAACCATATAGTTACAATATAACTAAGTACCatacttatatgtatatatatatatacacttccTGATTTTTGATGTTACTAGGGCCTCAAATACATTTGCATACACATCCAGATTTTCAGACGAATTTTCGCAAAGCTTAATTTAGTTATGCGGTTTGGCGTGAAGCTAAAGCATGTCTCCTCCTCTCGTTCACAATATCTGTGTAGTTTTTGGGGGCCTTCATAACACTGTTCGACTTAGTTTACTACGAATCAAACACGCGCTACCTACCGTCCTGTAATTACATGTGTTAAAGCCATGACAATTTACCACTTCCGAAAACGAAATTGGACTGAGACTGTCTAGTGGAAGACAATATATAATGTGCCTAAGGGCCAAACTCTCTTATGACCCATATTTAATCGTTAGAAAGTCCATAATTTGGACTCCAAATTAACTTGCTTCATCACAGTCAACGTGTTGTTGAACTTTTGATCACGAGTCCATAATATAATTTGCCATCGTGAGTGAcggctaattatatatatgagTTATGACCTCATTGATCTGGTAGCTTAAAACCTTATTATGACTCATTTGACCTCATAAGCTTGTCCACTCATTTCTTATCCAATATCTGTGCAAATGCCTAATATATATAGTTCTATGGCCCTCATTCAAGGTATGAGAAATAATAGCTGCAGCCTACACTACTCTTAGCTTTCTTTGTATCCTCCCAAATTAAAGTGCCGCCATCTAAGTTAGGTATTAGATGCAACCCTCATAATGTGAGCAATAGGTTTCTCTGGACGAAATTGCTTTTAAGACTCCATTGTTATTGGGGTAAATACACAGCAAAATGGACAATTGACATTCAAGAGAAAGCTTAAAATGAGCTATGTAATATCAACTACTGGGCAGCTTATTGAAAATGTGTCGCAGTTTATAATAAGTAAAGGTTCTGTTTGAACTTCTAGTTTTAGTGCCAACTCTCATTGACTGTACTCTAGAATCACAGAAATTTCAGTCTCCCAAAGGTGTCGAGAGTTGATTACAATTATACTTTCttatttataaatttaaaacAAGAACCTGAACATTCGCACAAGGAAAAAGATCGTGTCAATTTAATAAGATTAGTATGCAACTGTCCCTAATAAACTAAGTAGTCGTTTATCAGCAGTACCAACTCCTCCAACCACCGGCAAGGCCACGAGATGGATACTAACTCTGCAATGACTCTTCAACTACATTAAACAAATATCTTTTTCTTGACCATCCCCATCATTAAGAGTCCAAGAGTgtgaacaagaaaaagaaaagaaaaaactatGAAGTAAGACGCATGTTACTGGAGGTACAGAAAGTGGAAAATAAAAAAGCGGACCAAATATTTCCACTAGCCCGAAATATAAGCAAGGAAAAGTAAGTAACATTTGATCTATACGGAGTAAGTTCACAAGTATTTTGACTTATTTATCCATTCAATAAACATAAAACATGCATAGGCCAAAACGAATAGCTTACAAGTAGTTTTGATTTTATCAAAATTTTAACTATTTTAATTTGATTTTATCATATTAActaataattttatttataatATCTTCTGAATACCATTCCCAAATTAAAATCACTTTCTAAATACAATTCCCAAATAAAAAaatcactttctttctttttattccaTGTCACTTTCGTCCCTCTATTTGTAAAATtactttaatttaatatttttgtaTAACTTAAATGCATTTGACTCATTTACAAAAACACATTTTCACCGGACACATCAATTACTTATTACCAAATTCTGAACTTCTATTCAAATATGTAATTGGAATACTTGTTTATAAAATTAGTATCAACACTAAAATGTGTTTTCAACAATCAGCACTTATCCGCTGATTTCCATGATCTAAGCCAATCAGGCTCTATCCGTCGTCTAATGGAGATGGATAATATATGCTTACATACTGATACTGGTATAGTAAACAATGGATTGTGGACAACCAAACAGTTTAGCATTTTCCGTTGCCTGTCGATATCACAAGGCCGAAAACTCTGTTTTACCTTTTGATTTTTGTAGCCTCCTCCCTTAAATGATTTACGAACGTTACCAAATCTTTGAATGAGTTCCCACCTTCTTTAATGCCATCCAATGCAACTTTTCGCAGCTCCGATGCACGGGCCCTTCGCTCTTCTACGTTGTTCCCTTGCACAGCTTCTACCAGCAACTTAGCCAACTTGTCGGAATTTGGTATCGTTTTTGCACCTTCACAAGCTCTGGTCGCTACCTTATGCTCGTCCACTAAAATATTCGCGTTGGCAAATTGGTCCGCACCCATTGGCCACGTTAACATAGGCACTCCAGCAACTAAACTTTCCAAAGTGGAGTTCCAACCACAATGAGTCAAGAATGCGCCAACCGCTCGGTGGTTTAAGATTAACACTTGTGGAGCCCAATCTCTAACCACTAACCCCCTCCCAGCTATTTTTTCCTCGAACCATGACGGGATAACGCCATAATCATTCGACACGTGTCCTTTAGTAGCCCTTTTAGCTGACAAAATGAACTTGACACCACTTTTCTCTAACCCTATAGCTAACTCCTCCATTTGTTTGTTTGTTAACACCGCTTGACTACCGAAACAAACGTACACCACCGAGTGATCTTCACACGTGTCTAGCCATGCTAATATTTCACTAGCCAAAACCGAACTTGAACCACCTCTGTTCAATGAACCGGAATTATCATCCTGGTCGGGAGGCAGTACTGGTCCGACAGACCAAACCCTGTTATGACCCAAATCTTTCATCAAATAATCCAAATACACATTCTCCAACTCAGTGAACGTGTTGAAAACAAGTCCATAACTCGCTATATCCGCTAGATAACATTCTCTAATAAATTCCGAATTTGGGTCTCCTTTAACATAACTCCTGAAAATAGGAGAGAGCTGCCACCAAGGGTATTTCGGACAATTCGGAATACTTGTTAACTCAAAAATCTCGTTCTCATCATTAGTGTTTTTCCTTCCAGGCATTTCACGCCAAAGTGAATAAACAACAGACAAAGCTAACGCGCCAGAAGTGGAAAACACGTACCTGCGAATACCAAGCTTGGTTGCAATTTCTTGGGTGAACCCCAAAAACATATCAGATATAATAGCTGATGGAGGTGAAGAGTGGTTGTTAAACCATTCAATTATGGGATCTCGAAGTTTACCAAGATTGTACATCATAGAACGGAACCCATCAGCGGGTAAGTCCTTGACGTTTTCTACGCCTGTGGGGATTGAAGGGTGTGAAGGGAAAGGTAAAATGAGAGTGTTGATTGATGGGTGCTTTGTGAGAAGGGGGTTTAAGATAGGGAGGTTTTTGGGGGTGACTAATATAGTGATGGATATGTTGTTGAGGATTAGCTGATGAGTGAAGTCTAAGACAGGTAACATATGGCCTTGTGCTGGATAAGGGAAGATGAGAACATGAGGGCAATTTTCAGACATTTTTATCAGTTGCCGATGAAGTTGGGTGGTACAAATttagagaagaagaagaggggaaAGGGAAAGTGGTTCAGCTTTAAGGACAAGAACAAATGTGTGCttcggttcttttttttttt
The nucleotide sequence above comes from Lycium barbarum isolate Lr01 chromosome 3, ASM1917538v2, whole genome shotgun sequence. Encoded proteins:
- the LOC132632819 gene encoding UDP-glycosyltransferase 89B2, with product MSENCPHVLIFPYPAQGHMLPVLDFTHQLILNNISITILVTPKNLPILNPLLTKHPSINTLILPFPSHPSIPTGVENVKDLPADGFRSMMYNLGKLRDPIIEWFNNHSSPPSAIISDMFLGFTQEIATKLGIRRYVFSTSGALALSVVYSLWREMPGRKNTNDENEIFELTSIPNCPKYPWWQLSPIFRSYVKGDPNSEFIRECYLADIASYGLVFNTFTELENVYLDYLMKDLGHNRVWSVGPVLPPDQDDNSGSLNRGGSSSVLASEILAWLDTCEDHSVVYVCFGSQAVLTNKQMEELAIGLEKSGVKFILSAKRATKGHVSNDYGVIPSWFEEKIAGRGLVVRDWAPQVLILNHRAVGAFLTHCGWNSTLESLVAGVPMLTWPMGADQFANANILVDEHKVATRACEGAKTIPNSDKLAKLLVEAVQGNNVEERRARASELRKVALDGIKEGGNSFKDLVTFVNHLREEATKIKR